The following are encoded in a window of Collinsella aerofaciens genomic DNA:
- a CDS encoding lantibiotic protection ABC transporter ATP-binding protein — protein sequence MGYMLETRGLTKRFGRGDQAQDAVADVSLHIREGEVYGLLGPNGAGKSTTLKMICGMLRPTAGEILFAGHAWRREDLYAIGSLIEEAPLYPNLTARENLRVRTTLLGLSESRIDEVLAAVDLADTGKKRAGRFSMGMRQRLGLALALIARPRLLVLDEPTNGLDPIGIEELRDQIRGFAAAGTTVIVSSHILSEVQQMADTIGIICGGRLAYEDALRPGQDLEELFMSFCREGRRARGEVAA from the coding sequence ATGGGTTACATGCTCGAGACGCGTGGGCTCACCAAGCGCTTCGGCCGCGGCGACCAGGCGCAGGACGCCGTGGCCGATGTGAGCCTTCATATCCGCGAGGGCGAGGTGTACGGGCTGCTCGGTCCCAACGGCGCCGGCAAGTCGACAACGCTCAAGATGATCTGCGGGATGCTGCGGCCGACGGCCGGGGAGATCCTCTTTGCCGGGCACGCCTGGCGCCGCGAGGACCTCTACGCAATCGGCAGCCTCATCGAGGAGGCGCCGCTCTACCCCAACCTCACCGCGCGCGAGAACCTGCGCGTGCGCACCACGCTGCTGGGCCTTTCCGAGAGCCGCATAGATGAGGTGCTCGCCGCCGTGGACCTCGCGGACACCGGGAAGAAGCGCGCCGGGCGCTTCTCGATGGGCATGCGGCAGCGCCTGGGGCTCGCGCTGGCGCTGATCGCCCGGCCACGCCTGCTCGTGCTCGACGAGCCCACCAACGGCCTCGACCCCATCGGCATCGAGGAGCTGCGCGACCAGATCCGCGGCTTCGCGGCGGCGGGTACGACGGTGATCGTCTCGAGCCACATCCTCTCCGAGGTGCAGCAGATGGCGGACACCATCGGCATCATCTGCGGGGGGCGCCTCGCCTACGAGGATGCGCTTCGTCCCGGGCAGGACCTCGAGGAACTCTTCATGAGCTTCTGTCGGGAAGGGCGACGAGCGCGCGGGGAGGTGGCGGCATGA
- a CDS encoding CDP-alcohol phosphatidyltransferase family protein, with product MGIKKKIKKELIGTSDYPSNKIFTISNFITFTRLILTLVFLYLFVTDNNRVIAIVIYAVAASTDWMDGQIARMTKTVSWLGKVMDPICDRALLFTGVLGLVVRGELPIWVCVLIIGRDIYLGIGTLIVRHYHRRPIDVVFPGKIATALLMTGFSLMLLGFPVIDGLHLLPSTLTAFPGLNGSSVPLGIFFVYGGVIFSMLTAIIYSIKGGVAIKQALAHPEDEDIDFLNPEIED from the coding sequence GTGGGCATCAAAAAGAAGATCAAAAAGGAGCTTATCGGCACTTCCGATTACCCGTCGAATAAGATCTTTACGATCTCCAATTTCATCACCTTTACGCGCCTGATCCTCACCCTGGTATTTCTGTACCTGTTTGTGACGGATAACAACCGCGTCATCGCCATCGTTATCTACGCCGTTGCCGCCTCCACCGACTGGATGGACGGTCAGATCGCTCGCATGACTAAGACGGTCTCGTGGCTCGGCAAGGTCATGGATCCCATTTGTGACCGTGCGCTGCTGTTCACTGGCGTACTTGGGCTGGTGGTCCGCGGAGAGCTGCCCATCTGGGTCTGCGTGCTCATTATTGGCCGCGACATCTATCTGGGCATCGGCACGCTTATCGTGCGTCATTATCACCGTCGCCCCATCGATGTCGTCTTTCCCGGAAAGATTGCCACTGCACTGCTCATGACCGGCTTCTCGCTCATGCTGCTCGGGTTCCCCGTTATTGACGGCCTGCATCTTTTACCTTCAACCCTCACGGCCTTCCCGGGCCTCAACGGAAGCTCGGTGCCCCTCGGCATCTTCTTTGTGTACGGCGGCGTGATCTTCTCCATGCTCACGGCTATCATCTATTCCATTAAGGGCGGAGTGGCCATTAAACAGGCTCTCGCGCATCCCGAGGACGAGGACATCGACTTTCTGAACCCTGAAATCGAAGACTGA
- a CDS encoding FHA domain-containing protein, translating into MDNMVNNMPQNDKTADATCVFRVPSSDVTVPDLMANVRITAPVLSIVKGPQTGAAFELEDEVTTIGRDPANGIFLNDMTVSRSHARIIREGLGARIEDLGSLNGTWVDGAIVNAAPLHDGSSVQIGTFTLIYHESTPERIETGE; encoded by the coding sequence ATGGACAACATGGTTAACAATATGCCTCAGAATGATAAGACTGCTGACGCTACCTGCGTATTCCGGGTGCCTTCAAGCGACGTCACCGTTCCCGACCTCATGGCCAACGTGCGCATCACCGCCCCCGTTCTGTCCATCGTCAAGGGTCCGCAAACTGGTGCCGCCTTTGAGCTCGAGGACGAGGTGACCACCATCGGCCGCGATCCTGCGAACGGCATATTCCTCAATGACATGACCGTTTCGCGCAGCCACGCGCGCATTATCCGCGAGGGTCTCGGCGCTCGCATCGAGGACCTGGGCTCGCTCAATGGCACCTGGGTCGACGGTGCCATCGTCAATGCAGCCCCGCTGCACGACGGTTCTTCCGTCCAGATCGGTACGTTTACGCTCATCTACCACGAGAGCACGCCGGAGCGCATCGAAACCGGTGAGTAG
- a CDS encoding MerR family transcriptional regulator: MAERNYLSIGQVVNLLRGAYPDLSNSKIRFLEDEGLITPHRTPKGYRQYSKEDVDRLEVILHLQKTRYMPLNVIKQRLENATDLSTLAYEVGLLSDVPLKTEPKETKQKLHPIETIPDMLGVEISFIRSLAENDLIRIIKSPQNRELVDGRDFPIIRYCSELSRFHIEPRNLRQYVSSANRESSMFEQVLVSMLGMDTSDDERDAKLERAFKKLHDLTEGVHTALLKNRVFESLNAVVEDADIDALDEEIARSESTKAKNEETTAPASNEDSLVKPLKVVAPSQSGTVTAGK, translated from the coding sequence ATGGCCGAACGCAACTATCTGAGTATCGGCCAAGTCGTCAACCTACTTCGAGGCGCATACCCCGATCTTTCGAACTCAAAAATTAGATTTCTAGAAGATGAGGGGCTCATTACCCCTCATCGTACGCCTAAGGGATACCGTCAGTACTCTAAGGAGGACGTTGATCGCCTGGAGGTCATCCTGCACTTGCAGAAGACCCGCTACATGCCGCTCAACGTGATTAAGCAGCGCTTGGAAAACGCCACGGACCTGTCAACGCTCGCTTACGAGGTGGGCTTGCTGTCCGATGTTCCGCTCAAGACGGAGCCCAAGGAGACTAAGCAAAAGCTGCATCCCATCGAGACCATTCCCGATATGCTGGGCGTCGAGATTTCGTTTATCCGCTCGCTCGCCGAGAACGACCTCATTCGCATCATCAAGAGTCCGCAGAATCGTGAGCTCGTCGATGGTCGCGATTTTCCAATCATCCGCTACTGCTCCGAGCTGTCACGCTTCCATATCGAGCCCCGCAACCTGCGTCAGTACGTGTCTTCCGCCAACCGCGAGTCCTCAATGTTTGAGCAGGTGCTCGTGAGCATGCTCGGAATGGATACCTCCGATGACGAGCGCGATGCCAAGCTCGAGCGTGCGTTTAAGAAGCTTCACGACCTGACGGAGGGCGTGCACACCGCGCTGCTCAAGAACCGCGTTTTTGAGTCGCTCAACGCCGTGGTCGAGGACGCCGACATCGATGCACTCGATGAGGAAATTGCTCGCTCCGAGTCCACCAAGGCCAAAAACGAAGAAACTACCGCGCCGGCTTCGAACGAGGATTCTCTCGTAAAGCCGCTCAAGGTCGTCGCCCCTTCGCAATCCGGCACCGTCACCGCGGGAAAATAA
- a CDS encoding adenine phosphoribosyltransferase, whose translation MYDFESQIVDIPDYPEPGVIFKDITPLFGNPEALKAMTDALAEHFAGMGITKVVGPEARGFMVGVPVAVALGAGFVPARKPGKLPRKTVSQSYELEYGTDSIEIHADAITSKDTVLILDDLVATGGTVEATGKLVRDMGAKLVGYGCILELAFLNPREKLTPSDDDVELFSLVTVD comes from the coding sequence ATGTACGACTTCGAATCTCAAATCGTCGACATCCCCGACTATCCCGAGCCCGGAGTCATCTTCAAAGACATCACGCCGCTCTTTGGCAACCCCGAGGCGCTCAAAGCCATGACCGATGCCCTCGCCGAGCACTTTGCCGGCATGGGAATCACCAAGGTCGTGGGTCCCGAGGCTCGCGGCTTTATGGTGGGCGTTCCCGTGGCTGTCGCTCTGGGCGCCGGCTTTGTTCCCGCCCGTAAACCGGGCAAGCTGCCCCGCAAGACGGTGAGCCAGAGCTATGAGCTCGAATACGGCACCGACTCTATCGAGATCCATGCCGATGCCATTACCTCTAAAGATACCGTGTTGATTCTGGACGACTTGGTCGCGACGGGCGGAACCGTCGAGGCAACAGGTAAACTTGTGCGAGATATGGGCGCAAAGCTTGTGGGCTACGGGTGTATCCTTGAGCTTGCGTTTCTCAACCCGCGCGAGAAGCTCACGCCGTCTGATGACGATGTGGAGCTCTTTAGCCTGGTGACGGTAGACTAG
- a CDS encoding NlpC/P60 family protein, which yields MRTANTHKNMARCAATATLACVLGLGLAAPAYADTASDLAAARTKLEQIGTQTQQIYDELATQTQALDQTAGEITQKQQEIADGQAKLSTYVAGEYKTGGLSLLQVLTGVDDLGDMLNRLFYYGKVSDKQAQTIQEVKDLKQQLTDKQTEQEKNVAATQKKVDELNAQQAEAQSVVNSLDSQLQAELAAEAEANAALQAGINASTAEKATVSNDTAGTTENTNNGGQTNNNNNQGGNTPAPAPKPAPTPAPAPTPSAPSQSVDGGSVVSRAYSKLGYAYSWGGIGPNSFDCSGFVSYCLTGRYCRLGTTVDFMGWTRVSDPQPGDVVVNSYHTGIYIGNGQMIHASDYKTGVIISSVAAGMNNNYIFVRY from the coding sequence ATGCGCACAGCAAACACGCACAAAAACATGGCACGCTGCGCTGCTACGGCAACCCTCGCTTGTGTTTTGGGCTTGGGCCTCGCGGCTCCTGCCTACGCCGATACTGCATCCGACCTTGCCGCTGCTCGTACGAAACTCGAGCAGATCGGCACCCAAACCCAGCAGATTTACGATGAGCTTGCCACGCAGACGCAGGCGCTCGATCAGACTGCCGGCGAGATCACGCAAAAGCAGCAGGAGATCGCCGATGGTCAGGCCAAGCTCTCGACCTATGTCGCCGGCGAGTACAAAACCGGCGGTCTGAGTCTCCTTCAGGTTCTGACGGGCGTCGACGATCTGGGCGACATGCTCAACCGTCTCTTCTACTACGGCAAGGTGTCCGACAAGCAGGCCCAGACCATTCAGGAGGTCAAGGACCTTAAGCAGCAGCTCACCGATAAGCAGACCGAGCAGGAGAAGAACGTCGCCGCGACGCAGAAGAAGGTCGACGAGCTCAATGCCCAGCAGGCTGAGGCCCAGAGTGTCGTGAACTCCCTGGATTCACAGTTGCAGGCCGAGCTTGCTGCCGAGGCCGAGGCCAACGCCGCGCTGCAGGCTGGCATTAATGCTAGCACCGCCGAAAAGGCCACGGTGAGCAACGACACCGCCGGTACGACCGAGAACACCAACAATGGCGGCCAGACCAACAATAACAACAACCAGGGCGGCAACACGCCGGCTCCCGCACCGAAGCCTGCCCCCACGCCCGCTCCGGCTCCCACGCCTTCAGCACCGAGTCAGTCTGTTGATGGTGGCTCCGTTGTTTCGCGCGCCTACAGCAAGCTCGGCTATGCGTATTCTTGGGGCGGCATTGGACCGAACAGCTTTGACTGCTCCGGTTTTGTAAGCTATTGCCTCACGGGACGCTACTGCCGTCTGGGCACCACGGTCGACTTCATGGGTTGGACCCGTGTGTCCGATCCGCAACCCGGCGATGTTGTGGTTAACTCCTACCATACCGGCATTTATATCGGTAATGGTCAGATGATCCATGCTTCCGACTACAAAACGGGCGTCATCATCAGCTCCGTTGCCGCTGGCATGAACAACAATTACATTTTCGTGCGCTACTAA
- a CDS encoding IS30 family transposase, producing the protein MSRPKPSGRSYGRLTRHERNTVERMLDRNRSAREIAAELGRSPSTVTREVAAHRYVTAPRSRYGEPAPADLSGACPRLSAWPRCCNGCSHRRGYGCSRRPRVFYSARRAQEAADAELSASRSGIDETEEGAAAKLAAIRDGLARGLSPQQIAATTPGLSASTVYRWVDAGYDGMTNMELRRKVGYRPRSRRAPKRATSHSARRSHASFLALGEDACAAAWEMDTVEGPRGDSARLLTLLHRPSRFQLALPLPDGTCASVLAALSSLRGVLGEDGARRAFGAVLTDNGSEFADEGAIAALFGERDGETRLFYCDPRQSQQKGACEKNHVEIRKLLPKGAGARFDRLTAADCALLMSQVNSEPRGALGFLTPARVLRAALGEDASALMDAFGIEELAPGELDLTPGCIDRARAARGEGPLAG; encoded by the coding sequence ATGTCCAGACCCAAGCCGTCCGGAAGGTCGTACGGGAGGCTCACGAGGCACGAGAGGAACACGGTCGAGAGGATGCTCGACCGCAACCGCAGCGCCCGCGAGATCGCCGCGGAGCTCGGCAGGTCGCCGTCGACCGTGACCAGGGAGGTGGCGGCGCACCGCTACGTCACCGCGCCGCGCTCGCGCTACGGCGAGCCCGCGCCCGCGGACCTGTCGGGGGCCTGCCCCAGGCTCTCCGCGTGGCCGAGGTGCTGCAACGGCTGCTCGCACAGGAGGGGCTACGGCTGCTCGAGGAGGCCCAGGGTGTTCTACAGCGCCAGGAGGGCGCAGGAGGCGGCCGACGCCGAGCTCTCGGCGAGCAGGTCCGGGATCGACGAGACCGAGGAGGGCGCCGCCGCCAAGCTAGCGGCCATCAGGGACGGGCTCGCGCGCGGGCTCTCCCCGCAGCAGATAGCGGCGACGACCCCCGGGCTCAGCGCCTCCACCGTCTACAGGTGGGTGGACGCCGGCTACGACGGCATGACGAACATGGAGCTCAGGCGCAAGGTCGGCTACAGGCCGAGGTCGCGCCGGGCCCCGAAGAGGGCGACGTCCCACTCGGCGCGCAGGTCGCACGCGTCGTTCCTCGCGCTCGGCGAGGACGCCTGCGCCGCGGCCTGGGAGATGGACACCGTCGAGGGCCCCAGGGGCGACTCCGCCAGGCTCCTCACGCTCCTGCACCGCCCGAGCCGCTTCCAGCTGGCCCTGCCGCTGCCGGACGGCACGTGCGCCTCGGTCCTGGCGGCGCTCTCCTCCCTGCGCGGGGTCCTCGGCGAGGACGGCGCGAGGCGCGCCTTCGGCGCCGTGCTCACCGACAACGGGAGCGAGTTCGCCGACGAGGGCGCCATCGCGGCGCTGTTCGGCGAGCGGGACGGCGAGACCAGGCTCTTCTACTGCGACCCCCGGCAGAGCCAGCAGAAGGGCGCGTGCGAGAAGAACCACGTGGAGATCAGGAAGCTGCTGCCCAAGGGCGCAGGGGCCAGGTTCGACCGGCTGACGGCGGCGGACTGCGCGCTGCTCATGTCGCAGGTGAACTCCGAGCCGAGGGGGGCGCTCGGGTTCCTGACGCCGGCGCGCGTGCTGCGGGCGGCCCTCGGGGAGGACGCCTCCGCCCTCATGGACGCGTTCGGGATAGAGGAGCTGGCGCCCGGCGAGCTCGACCTCACGCCCGGCTGCATCGACAGGGCCAGGGCCGCGAGGGGCGAGGGGCCGCTGGCGGGATAG
- a CDS encoding DegV family protein produces the protein MSWALISDSSCNLRDWQPTAPHTTFAFAPLKIRVGEREFVDDLSLDVHELNVAIQSEAGASSSACPSVGEWAELFKLADKTICMPISDGVSGSYNAAATARDMVLAEEPNRQIHLVNSRAAGGKMDLIFLLFDRYLTSNPDASFEDACAYFDSLEQNSKILFSLCNYENLAKAGRIPKAAGVIANKLNIRILGTASEAGKIELVGHTRGEKKMLGKIVDTMEAEGFTGGEVVIDHVENEAGAQALASRIVEHWPGSKTIIMPCNGLDSYYAEMHGLIIGYGMGVASGQ, from the coding sequence ATGAGCTGGGCGCTTATCTCCGATTCGAGCTGCAATCTTCGCGATTGGCAGCCAACCGCACCTCATACCACCTTTGCATTTGCACCCCTTAAGATCCGAGTGGGGGAGCGTGAATTCGTTGACGACCTCTCGCTCGATGTTCACGAGCTTAATGTTGCCATTCAATCGGAAGCCGGCGCATCATCGAGCGCCTGCCCAAGCGTAGGGGAGTGGGCTGAGCTCTTTAAGCTCGCTGACAAGACGATTTGCATGCCCATCTCCGATGGCGTCTCGGGAAGCTACAATGCCGCGGCCACCGCGCGTGACATGGTGCTTGCCGAAGAGCCCAACCGTCAGATTCATTTGGTTAACTCGCGAGCCGCAGGTGGCAAAATGGATCTGATCTTCTTGCTGTTCGACCGCTATCTTACGAGCAACCCGGATGCCTCCTTTGAGGACGCCTGCGCTTACTTCGATAGCTTGGAGCAGAACAGCAAGATCCTCTTTAGTTTGTGCAACTACGAAAACCTTGCGAAGGCCGGACGTATCCCTAAGGCGGCCGGCGTTATTGCTAACAAGCTCAATATCCGCATTTTGGGCACGGCGAGCGAAGCGGGCAAAATTGAACTCGTTGGGCACACCCGTGGCGAAAAGAAGATGCTTGGCAAGATTGTCGATACCATGGAGGCCGAAGGCTTTACCGGCGGTGAGGTCGTTATCGACCATGTTGAGAATGAGGCGGGCGCCCAGGCACTTGCCAGCCGCATTGTGGAGCATTGGCCCGGCTCCAAGACGATTATCATGCCCTGTAACGGGCTAGATTCATACTATGCCGAGATGCATGGGCTCATTATCGGCTACGGCATGGGCGTGGCTTCGGGCCAATAA
- a CDS encoding DUF1836 domain-containing protein has protein sequence MNHAKYVIPMSDSSVSIKPEDIQPTVLPDAFIQSDMVGKLNALSLPRYDQLPNVTLYRDQVIEYVALWMEPLSICVEQPVITPSMINNYVKVGLVPAPVKKQYGREQIARLIAICIFKQVLPIAAVQALFNIQRLSYDAPTAFDYVVDQLEASIRAAFSVEQTPVPDTAHQVTRESLLVRSAVSSFVSKAYLMSYLKFNGFNS, from the coding sequence ATGAACCACGCTAAATACGTTATTCCGATGTCCGATTCGTCGGTCAGCATTAAGCCGGAGGATATTCAGCCGACGGTTCTGCCGGATGCATTTATTCAGTCCGATATGGTGGGTAAACTCAACGCGTTGAGCCTGCCACGCTATGACCAGCTGCCCAACGTAACGCTCTATCGCGATCAGGTTATTGAATATGTTGCGCTGTGGATGGAGCCGCTTTCGATTTGCGTAGAGCAACCCGTTATCACGCCATCGATGATCAATAACTACGTGAAGGTCGGCCTGGTGCCTGCTCCGGTCAAAAAGCAATATGGCCGCGAGCAGATTGCCCGCCTGATCGCTATCTGCATCTTTAAGCAGGTGCTGCCCATCGCTGCGGTTCAGGCGCTCTTTAATATTCAGCGCTTGAGCTACGACGCTCCGACGGCTTTCGATTATGTTGTCGATCAGCTCGAGGCATCGATTCGTGCGGCGTTTTCTGTTGAGCAGACTCCCGTGCCCGATACCGCACATCAGGTTACGCGCGAATCGCTGCTCGTGCGCAGTGCGGTATCGTCCTTTGTTTCGAAGGCGTATCTGATGAGCTATCTCAAGTTCAATGGGTTTAATAGCTAG
- a CDS encoding NAD(P)/FAD-dependent oxidoreductase, protein MTTHQPIDVAIIGGGPAGYAAAIYAARSNLTTTVIEQGMSGGQIATTNEVENYPGIPLLSGAELGERFQQHAEGLGAQVTWSMVTGIDYDADAALFTVHHDLGDTSASSVIACMGATPRSAGFVGEDAYRGRGVSYCATCDGMFFRGKQVFVIGGGNAACEEALFLSEIASSVTIVLRRDQFRAPDGVVQKVLAKDNISVRYQTSIVELSGEAMPTTITFKDNASGETHTESFVPGSFGIFVFTGTQPHSELVEHLVDLAPDGGIVTDDSMATRTPGLFAAGDIRSKRLRQVVTAVSDGAIAATSVYAFLRG, encoded by the coding sequence ATGACTACCCATCAGCCGATCGATGTTGCGATTATCGGTGGCGGCCCTGCGGGCTATGCTGCGGCCATTTATGCGGCGCGCTCCAACCTAACGACGACCGTGATTGAACAGGGCATGTCGGGAGGGCAGATCGCCACGACCAATGAAGTCGAGAACTATCCGGGCATTCCGCTCTTGAGTGGCGCCGAACTCGGTGAGCGTTTTCAGCAGCATGCAGAGGGCCTGGGAGCACAGGTTACATGGAGCATGGTTACGGGTATCGATTACGATGCCGATGCAGCGCTGTTTACGGTGCATCACGATTTGGGCGATACGTCGGCCTCGAGCGTTATCGCTTGCATGGGTGCCACGCCGCGATCTGCTGGTTTTGTTGGCGAGGATGCGTATCGCGGTCGCGGCGTTTCGTATTGCGCGACGTGCGACGGCATGTTCTTTCGCGGCAAGCAGGTTTTTGTCATCGGCGGCGGCAATGCTGCCTGCGAGGAAGCTCTGTTCTTGTCAGAAATCGCCAGCAGCGTGACCATCGTTTTGCGCCGCGATCAGTTCCGTGCCCCCGATGGTGTGGTTCAAAAAGTTCTTGCAAAAGATAATATTTCAGTTAGGTACCAAACTAGTATTGTCGAGCTCTCGGGCGAAGCCATGCCAACGACGATTACCTTTAAGGACAATGCATCCGGGGAAACTCACACCGAGTCATTTGTCCCTGGCTCGTTTGGTATCTTTGTCTTTACCGGAACGCAGCCCCATTCCGAGCTCGTTGAGCATCTAGTCGATCTGGCGCCGGACGGCGGTATTGTTACTGATGATTCCATGGCGACCCGCACGCCAGGTCTATTTGCCGCTGGCGACATCCGTTCCAAGCGTTTACGCCAGGTTGTGACTGCCGTTTCTGATGGAGCCATAGCGGCAACGAGCGTATACGCGTTTCTCCGTGGATAA
- a CDS encoding MGDG synthase family glycosyltransferase produces MDQTQMSNSAPLPMQATPQPEQMTVSPAQKPLVTIVHASVGSGHKAAANAIAQAFELIRGTKGIPEDIEIEVLDILDFGRIKFDGNKTAASFTGATRPIYDLTWRYTLTGHLLWGGGTAWSRIMFPAFNEYIRRRRPIAVVATHITAANVAVGARVITGIDYPVICVPTDYEVEGFWPHKDTDLFCVANEFMAETLRPRKVPESKIRITGIPIRAGFDSDYKREDELSKFNLPIDKTVVLVMAGASLPQPYVRFRAAMDHTLPFLRSFEDMHFVFLPGKDKEYATRLKTLFDAMKLENVTVLDYVDDMAALMHGCDLAILKSGGLTVTECLCAHLPMILLGKSYGQEKANTTMLTGMGASMHVTTARELIVTLRHLHDHPESLKALLINGEVLRRPRAAEDIAIATMELVGKPQKRKRAFCRFYWGGKPAHIR; encoded by the coding sequence ATGGATCAAACGCAGATGAGCAATAGCGCTCCCCTGCCCATGCAAGCCACTCCCCAACCGGAGCAAATGACCGTTTCACCTGCACAAAAACCCCTAGTAACCATTGTGCACGCATCGGTTGGATCGGGCCACAAAGCCGCCGCCAACGCGATTGCACAAGCATTTGAACTTATCCGCGGCACCAAGGGAATCCCTGAGGATATTGAAATTGAAGTGCTCGATATCCTTGATTTTGGACGTATTAAATTCGACGGCAATAAGACCGCGGCTTCTTTTACGGGAGCCACACGCCCCATTTACGACCTGACCTGGCGATATACGCTTACGGGACATCTTCTCTGGGGTGGCGGCACGGCATGGTCGCGTATTATGTTCCCCGCCTTCAACGAATATATTCGTCGCCGCAGGCCTATAGCCGTGGTCGCAACGCACATCACAGCAGCCAATGTTGCCGTGGGCGCCCGCGTAATTACGGGTATCGATTACCCGGTCATCTGTGTGCCGACCGATTACGAAGTCGAAGGCTTTTGGCCCCACAAGGACACCGACCTATTCTGTGTAGCCAACGAGTTTATGGCCGAAACGCTGCGCCCGCGCAAGGTTCCCGAGTCAAAGATCCGCATAACGGGCATCCCCATCCGAGCCGGTTTCGATTCAGATTACAAACGCGAAGATGAGCTCAGCAAGTTCAATCTCCCCATAGACAAAACCGTCGTATTGGTGATGGCCGGTGCCAGTTTACCCCAACCATACGTGCGTTTCCGCGCCGCGATGGACCACACGCTCCCCTTCTTACGCAGCTTTGAGGACATGCACTTTGTCTTTTTACCGGGCAAGGATAAAGAATACGCCACCCGACTCAAGACGCTCTTCGACGCCATGAAGCTCGAAAACGTCACGGTTCTAGACTACGTGGACGACATGGCGGCCCTCATGCACGGCTGCGACCTGGCAATTCTCAAATCGGGCGGACTCACCGTCACCGAGTGCCTATGCGCACATCTGCCGATGATCCTGCTGGGCAAATCATACGGCCAGGAAAAGGCCAACACCACGATGCTCACCGGCATGGGCGCCAGCATGCACGTCACCACGGCACGAGAGCTCATCGTGACGTTGCGCCACCTGCACGACCATCCCGAATCACTCAAAGCCCTACTCATCAATGGCGAAGTACTACGCCGCCCCCGCGCAGCCGAAGACATCGCCATCGCCACGATGGAGCTCGTAGGCAAACCCCAAAAGCGCAAACGAGCCTTCTGCCGCTTCTACTGGGGCGGAAAACCCGCGCACATCCGCTAG
- the dut gene encoding dUTP diphosphatase — translation MSNITVNIKRLDPTVELPKYAHPTDAGLDLRSNEDCILKPFERRLVSTGLAIALPDGYAGFVQPRSGLAIKQGLSIVNTPGLIDAHYRGELKVILINLDPTNDIQINKGDRIAQLVIQEVPTVNLIEVEELDKTDRGNGGFGSSGIA, via the coding sequence ATGTCCAACATTACCGTCAACATAAAGCGTCTCGACCCCACCGTCGAGCTTCCCAAATACGCCCATCCCACCGATGCCGGCTTGGATTTGCGCTCCAACGAGGACTGCATTCTGAAGCCCTTCGAACGCCGTCTGGTCTCTACTGGGCTGGCCATCGCCCTGCCCGATGGCTACGCCGGCTTCGTCCAGCCCCGAAGCGGTTTGGCCATCAAGCAGGGCCTGTCTATAGTCAATACGCCGGGCCTCATCGACGCCCACTACCGAGGAGAACTTAAGGTTATCCTCATCAACCTGGATCCCACCAACGACATCCAAATCAACAAAGGCGACCGCATAGCCCAACTCGTCATCCAAGAAGTCCCCACGGTCAATCTCATAGAAGTAGAAGAACTAGACAAAACCGACCGAGGCAACGGAGGCTTCGGCTCCAGCGGCATCGCCTAG
- the nrdR gene encoding transcriptional regulator NrdR — MRCPKCGKAHTRVVDSRMQESNNTIKRRRECCSCNYRFTTFERCEDPIEVIKSDGTKQRFDRNKLLVGLMRATIKRDIDTKKLNEIIDDIEVELRSRTLTAVTSHELGDMVLKRLAKIDKVAYIRFASVYRDFKDVDEFLQELDKLR; from the coding sequence ATGCGCTGTCCCAAATGCGGCAAGGCACATACCCGCGTCGTTGATTCCCGTATGCAGGAGTCAAATAACACCATTAAGCGTCGCCGCGAATGTTGCTCGTGTAACTATCGCTTTACAACGTTCGAACGATGCGAAGACCCAATCGAGGTCATTAAGTCGGACGGAACCAAGCAGCGGTTCGATCGCAATAAGCTGCTCGTCGGCTTGATGCGCGCCACTATCAAGCGCGATATCGACACTAAGAAGCTCAATGAGATTATCGATGACATCGAGGTCGAGCTGCGCTCTCGCACGCTGACGGCCGTTACGTCCCATGAGTTGGGTGACATGGTACTCAAGCGCTTGGCCAAGATCGACAAGGTGGCGTACATCCGCTTTGCCTCGGTCTACCGCGATTTCAAAGACGTCGATGAGTTTCTGCAAGAGCTCGACAAGCTAAGGTGA